CGGCGAACATCGGGCAGAAGCAGGTGCCCGCAGCCGTCGGGGCAACCTTGTTCCGTGTTGCCCAGGAATCACTGAAAAGTGCCGAAGCGCGCGCCGCGGACGGTACAGCGGAGATCCTGCTGTATTCCAGCAACGGCGCTATCTGTCTCGAGGTCAGCGACAACAATCAGGGATTGGACAGCGGCGACTCGATGGTCGATAATTCTGGCAATGGGTTGGCGACGATAAGGGACCGCGTCGCGTTGACCGGAGGTGTGATGCGAATTGCCAGCGAGCAGAATGGCGGCACGAAGGTAACGGCCGAGCTCCGTCCTACAGACGAGAATTGATGACGACTGACCTGATTAGAGTCGTCCTCGCTGACGACCACGCCGTCGTCCGCGCCGGCGTCAAGGCGGTTCTCAGCAGCGCGAAGGACATCCAGGTAATTGGTGAAGCGTCGAATGGTCGCGATGCGGTCGCGATGGTCGAGCGACTGAATCCCGATGTCGTCGTCATGGACTTGTCGATGGGCGAGATGGACGGCATCACCGCGACGAAGGAGCTGGTTGGGAACGAAACGCGCGCCAGGATCCTGATCCTCACGATGCACTCAGAGGATGCGTACCTGGTGAAGGTCCTCGAGGCGGGCGCCCAGGGATACCTCCTCAAAAGTGCGGCCGATCGCGAACTGGTCGACGCGGTGCGAGCCGTCGCGCATGGGGACGTTTACATGCAGCCGTCGGCAACACGCGCTCTTGCGAAGGGAATACAGCGCAAGTCGGAGCACGCCGACGAGCGCGAGAAGTACGAGAAGCTCACCGAGCGTGAGCGCGATGTGCTGCGATACGTTGCGGGCGGTTTCAGTGCCCCGGAAATCGGCGAGAAGCTCTTCATCAGCCCGAAGACCGTCGATACGTACAAGCAGCGAATCAACGAGAAGCTCGGGCTCGCGCATCGGTCAGACTACGTGGACTTCGCTCTCAAGCTCGGCTTGCTGAACAAGTAAACCGCCCGTGGAGTGCCGCTTCGCTCCACATCGTTACAGCTGAAGCGTCAATGAACAGGAAGACCGATGCGACCGGGAGTTTTCTTCGTTAAGCGGCGGGAGACAACCGAGATTCTCCAACCGGCCTCATAGGTCTCACCGGTCTGGTAGAGATAGCCTCTGCACTTTCGAGTGGCTTGCTTGCGCGCAAGGCATTCAGTATCACTGCCACGTCGATCACCTCTTGAAGCAGCGCTCCCTGAACCGGAGTAATTCCTCCGAGCGCCGCAATCGCCGCGGCGCCCGCGCTCAGGCCCAGGCCGAACCAGATCGACTGCCGGGCGATGCGCATCGTTCTCTGACTTATGCGCACACTTTCCGCCACGCGTGAGATGTCGTCCACAAGGATCACGACGTCGGCCGCTTCCGCAGTGATTCCACCGCCCTGGCTGGCCAGAGCGATCCCGACAGTGGCGGTGCTCAGTGCCGGAGCGTCGTTGGTTCCGTCGCCGATCATCGCTACACGCTCTCCGGCTTTCACGAGATCCCGCACCACGTTGACTTTCTGCTCCGGCAGCAAATCCCCTGCGGCTTCGCGAATCCCAATCTCGTCGGCAACAGAGCGAACGTTCGAGTACTGATCGCCGGAAAGGAGGAGCGCCCGTTTCACGCCCAGCCGGCGTAGCGCAGAAAGGAGATCTGGAATCCCTGGCCGAACTCGATCCGCGTACTCGATGATTCCAGAGAGCCGTCCGTCAACGACCACATATGCCCTCAGCCCCTCTCCCTGGTCGTTGAGCGAATCGAGCGCGGCGCGCACCACGGGATAGCGATCCAATGCGTATGAAGCAGCGCCAACGGTGACGGCGTGACCCTCGACAAGCCCGTTTACGCCGCGACCAGCATCTTCGTGCACATCGGTCGCGAGGGGCAGTGGACCATAGGCCTGCTCGGCGGCTTCGACGAGCGTTCGAGCCAGAAGATGACTGGAGCCTCGCTCGACCGCCCCAGAAAGACGAAGGATCGTTGAATCTGGCAGCGAACCGATGCGAATCACGCGTCGCACCTGCGGCCGTCCGACCGTCACAGTCCCCGTCTTGTCGAACACGGCTGTCGTCAGCTGTCCGAGATTCTCGAGGGCCGTGCCATTTCTGATGATGATCTGGCGCCTGGCCGCAGAGTTGATTCCACCGATCATTGCAACAGGTACAGCGAGAAGCAGCGGGCAAGGCGTCGCGACGACGAGGATCGCGAGAATGCGAACTGGATCCCCCGAGATCGCGTACGCAACGAGGCAAACAACCAGCGTGAGCGGTGTGAACCAGACGCCGTATCGATCGGCGAGGCGCTGAAGCGGAGCCTTGCTCGCCTGCGCCGAGCGGACGAGCTCGACGATTCGTGCGTACTGACTCTCACTCGCGGGAGCGAGCGCCTCGATCTCGAGTGGACTTTCCTGATTGAGGCTGCCGCTCATTACCCGTGATCCATGAACCACGGTCACAGGGAGCGGCTCACCGGTGAGCTTCGCAACATCGATATGTGAGCGTCCAGTGATGACGATGCCATCGCATGGAATCAGCTCTCCGGGGCGGATCAGCAGCAGATCGCCAACTCGTACGTCGCCTGCTTCGATATCGTCCACCGACCTGCCGGATATGCGATGAGCCAGGCGCGGAGCGGCGTCCTCGAGAGCTCGCACTGCATCGGTCGCCTTGCGCTCAGCATACCGCTCCAGCGCCTCGCCTCCGGATTGCATCAGCACGATCACAAGACCGGCGAGGGGCTGCCACAGAATCAGCGCGAGCAGTATGGCAAGCGTTGCGACGAGATCGACTGCGAAGCGGCCAGACGCAACTTCTCGCGCTGTCTGCAACACCAGCGGCGTCCCGACAATCAGGAGGCCGAGCCACCAGACAACCTCGGCTGCGGCAGGACTCGCGTCCCCAATCACGACCAGCGTGCCCAGTGCAACAAATGCGATGGTGACGAACGGCAGCCACCCCGCCCTCAGCCAGCTCTGCCAGGCTCGACGGGGTGGCAGCTTATCGGTGTGCACCTTCCGTCCGGGTCAGGCGAAAGCTGCTGAAAGCGCGTGAGGCGATTGGAGAACACGCTCGCGAACCGGCAGCTCCGACGGATGAACGACGAGCATCGACAGCAGTCCCTCACTCATCACGCGGTCGGCAACGCTGCCGATGATCGCTCGCGCAATGCCCCCACGGCCATGTGTCGCGATTGCAATCAGGTCTTCGTCGCTTGCCTGAGCAAAACCGGCAATTGCTCGCGGGACATCGTCGGCAACGACTACGGCTGAGTGGATGTGGAGACCGGGCTCAACCAGCGCGAT
This genomic window from Gemmatimonadaceae bacterium contains:
- a CDS encoding heavy metal translocating P-type ATPase, with protein sequence MHTDKLPPRRAWQSWLRAGWLPFVTIAFVALGTLVVIGDASPAAAEVVWWLGLLIVGTPLVLQTAREVASGRFAVDLVATLAILLALILWQPLAGLVIVLMQSGGEALERYAERKATDAVRALEDAAPRLAHRISGRSVDDIEAGDVRVGDLLLIRPGELIPCDGIVITGRSHIDVAKLTGEPLPVTVVHGSRVMSGSLNQESPLEIEALAPASESQYARIVELVRSAQASKAPLQRLADRYGVWFTPLTLVVCLVAYAISGDPVRILAILVVATPCPLLLAVPVAMIGGINSAARRQIIIRNGTALENLGQLTTAVFDKTGTVTVGRPQVRRVIRIGSLPDSTILRLSGAVERGSSHLLARTLVEAAEQAYGPLPLATDVHEDAGRGVNGLVEGHAVTVGAASYALDRYPVVRAALDSLNDQGEGLRAYVVVDGRLSGIIEYADRVRPGIPDLLSALRRLGVKRALLLSGDQYSNVRSVADEIGIREAAGDLLPEQKVNVVRDLVKAGERVAMIGDGTNDAPALSTATVGIALASQGGGITAEAADVVILVDDISRVAESVRISQRTMRIARQSIWFGLGLSAGAAAIAALGGITPVQGALLQEVIDVAVILNALRASKPLESAEAISTRPVRPMRPVGESRLSPAA
- a CDS encoding response regulator transcription factor: MTTDLIRVVLADDHAVVRAGVKAVLSSAKDIQVIGEASNGRDAVAMVERLNPDVVVMDLSMGEMDGITATKELVGNETRARILILTMHSEDAYLVKVLEAGAQGYLLKSAADRELVDAVRAVAHGDVYMQPSATRALAKGIQRKSEHADEREKYEKLTERERDVLRYVAGGFSAPEIGEKLFISPKTVDTYKQRINEKLGLAHRSDYVDFALKLGLLNK